One genomic window of Phycisphaerales bacterium includes the following:
- a CDS encoding ABC transporter substrate-binding protein produces MPSRAVPIACCAALSLAVLTACEDQAPAPESIPTEASKTTTWLAPIDDAEATETPRVAALLPFAADQLIALGVQPVLVPTLPGGQPEAWQGIEAGALDHSVGPNVEQVIAADADVVIMSAVYTQFVPQIEETTDARVITMDADTLEDVSTHTRTIGELVGKPDQADAWIADFDAKLAATTPIESAGDPVSVLAVFGTPQAFYAFLPDSYLGDLVETAGGRLITSDLPAHRFYRGLAPLSMEAVVQKDPDVILVVFHGPERAARAMFDRDPLWGQLTAIKDDNIAFLGEDLFAMRSGSQAVAALEDVRTAIENATPAP; encoded by the coding sequence ATGCCCAGCCGAGCCGTCCCGATCGCGTGTTGCGCCGCCCTCTCTCTGGCCGTCCTGACGGCGTGCGAGGACCAGGCGCCGGCCCCGGAGTCGATTCCCACCGAAGCTTCCAAGACCACCACGTGGCTGGCCCCGATCGATGATGCCGAGGCGACCGAAACACCCCGCGTGGCCGCCCTGCTCCCCTTCGCGGCCGACCAACTCATCGCCCTGGGCGTGCAGCCCGTGCTGGTGCCCACGCTGCCGGGTGGCCAACCCGAGGCCTGGCAGGGCATCGAGGCCGGCGCCCTCGACCACTCGGTGGGCCCCAACGTCGAGCAGGTCATCGCCGCCGACGCCGACGTGGTCATCATGAGCGCCGTGTACACGCAGTTCGTCCCGCAGATCGAAGAGACGACCGACGCCCGTGTCATCACCATGGACGCCGACACGCTCGAAGACGTCTCGACCCACACGCGCACCATCGGCGAACTCGTCGGCAAGCCCGATCAGGCCGACGCATGGATCGCCGACTTCGACGCGAAGCTTGCCGCAACCACGCCCATCGAGTCGGCCGGCGACCCCGTCAGCGTGTTGGCGGTGTTCGGGACGCCGCAGGCCTTCTATGCCTTCCTGCCCGACAGCTACCTGGGCGACCTGGTCGAGACGGCCGGCGGGCGGCTGATCACCAGCGACCTGCCCGCCCATCGCTTCTATCGCGGCCTGGCGCCGCTGAGCATGGAAGCCGTCGTGCAAAAGGACCCCGACGTCATCCTGGTCGTCTTCCACGGCCCCGAACGTGCGGCCCGCGCGATGTTCGATCGCGACCCGCTGTGGGGGCAACTGACCGCCATCAAGGACGACAACATCGCCTTCCTGGGCGAAGACCTCTTCGCCATGCGGTCCGGTTCGCAGGCAGTTGCCGCCCTGGAAGACGTCCGCACCGCCATCGAGAACGCCACGCCCGCCCCATGA
- a CDS encoding prepilin-type N-terminal cleavage/methylation domain-containing protein gives MASGRAHGWAAHGFTLIELLVVISIIGVLMGILIPALAGARLTARSTVGVANLRSLSQLTMLYEHEQRFFPTPFNPETDARKRRVPGSVWSDALHPSKDQPLWNFEVPSAPQWSTEFFGVYWYSWLSDWNSQGGRDTEVQFSPADRLALDQLAQYRSLQDSRDGLYLYPSSYYMSPTMWSAPSRFGAGSRAAMGPSALAPMSVASMAQPADKVLLWERADFARNNRVAVNGRSATRQKMAPSWCNPEARPHVATGDGGVRQADMRKVGDAAAANDEFLPGGRIQPSDLMPLYPSRVPSGRDPLGGVATTDGEHPLYFWATNGGMRGVDLPK, from the coding sequence ATGGCTTCGGGCAGGGCGCACGGCTGGGCGGCACACGGCTTCACGCTGATCGAGCTGCTGGTGGTGATTTCCATCATCGGGGTGCTCATGGGCATCCTGATCCCCGCTCTGGCCGGGGCCCGGCTGACCGCGCGGTCGACGGTGGGCGTGGCCAACCTGCGGAGCCTGTCGCAGCTCACGATGCTGTACGAGCACGAGCAGCGGTTCTTCCCCACGCCCTTCAACCCCGAAACCGATGCCCGCAAGCGCCGCGTGCCGGGTTCGGTGTGGAGCGACGCGCTGCACCCGAGCAAGGACCAGCCGCTGTGGAATTTCGAGGTGCCCTCGGCACCGCAGTGGAGCACGGAATTCTTCGGCGTGTACTGGTACTCGTGGCTCAGCGATTGGAACTCGCAGGGCGGGCGCGACACGGAGGTGCAGTTCTCGCCGGCCGACCGCCTCGCGCTCGACCAGCTCGCGCAGTACCGATCGTTGCAGGACAGCCGGGACGGCCTGTACCTCTACCCGTCGAGCTATTACATGAGCCCGACGATGTGGAGCGCGCCCAGCCGGTTCGGCGCGGGCTCGCGCGCGGCGATGGGGCCGAGTGCGTTGGCGCCGATGTCGGTCGCGAGCATGGCCCAGCCGGCCGACAAGGTCTTGCTGTGGGAGCGCGCCGACTTTGCACGCAACAACCGCGTGGCGGTGAACGGCAGGAGCGCGACGCGGCAGAAGATGGCGCCGAGCTGGTGCAACCCAGAGGCGCGGCCGCACGTGGCGACGGGCGACGGCGGCGTGCGCCAGGCCGACATGCGCAAGGTGGGCGATGCGGCGGCGGCCAACGACGAGTTCCTGCCGGGCGGACGCATCCAGCCGAGCGACCTCATGCCGCTGTACCCCAGCCGCGTGCCGTCGGGGCGCGACCCCCTGGGCGGCGTGGCGACGACCGACGGCGAGCATCCGCTGTACTTCTGGGCGACGAACGGGGGGATGCGGGGGGTTGACCTTCCCAAGTAG
- a CDS encoding excinuclease ABC subunit UvrC — translation MSDEPTNNGATEGEGRAERLARLLKRARSLPQVPGVYLMKDAKDVVVYVGKARKLPDRVASYFVPSADLGPAKGPMLDVVQDFEFIECETEFEALLTENRLIKDIRPRFNVRLTDDKTFPYLVVTQREDFPRVFVTRNPAGVRPDGSTPEYMKGAKVFGPFVNAGALREAVQVAQRVFKFRDCKLDIAEGDPKNKYFRPCLLYSIGQCTAPCADKVTLTAYGEQVDRFVRFMGSKRSKMLVELRREMEEASTALEFERAAELRDQIAAIEKLEERSSKRDGWQPETEIGYVEPEKGMRSLQRTLGLDEPPRVVEGFDIAHLGGNETVASKVCFVDGRPFKSEYRRYKIKGTGNDDYASIREVVSRRYREAGAGHELYPDVILIDGGLGQLHAAMEALRDMDVPAPMVISLAKKEELIHVQEREAPIRLGRENFGLRLCQQVRDEAHRFARHYHHILRRKKVVGE, via the coding sequence TTGAGCGACGAGCCCACGAACAACGGTGCGACGGAGGGCGAAGGCCGGGCCGAGCGACTCGCCCGGCTGCTGAAGCGCGCGCGCTCGCTGCCGCAGGTGCCGGGCGTGTACCTCATGAAGGACGCCAAGGACGTCGTTGTGTACGTGGGCAAGGCCCGCAAGTTGCCCGACCGCGTGGCGAGCTACTTCGTTCCCAGCGCCGACCTGGGGCCGGCCAAGGGCCCGATGCTCGACGTCGTGCAGGATTTCGAGTTCATCGAGTGCGAGACCGAGTTCGAGGCGTTGCTGACCGAGAACCGGCTGATCAAGGACATCCGCCCGCGGTTCAACGTCCGGCTGACCGACGACAAGACCTTCCCGTACCTGGTCGTCACGCAGCGCGAGGACTTTCCGCGTGTGTTCGTGACGCGGAACCCCGCCGGCGTGCGGCCCGACGGCAGCACGCCCGAGTACATGAAGGGCGCCAAGGTCTTCGGGCCCTTCGTGAACGCGGGCGCGCTGCGCGAGGCGGTGCAGGTTGCCCAGCGGGTGTTCAAGTTCCGAGATTGCAAGCTGGACATCGCCGAGGGCGATCCGAAGAACAAGTACTTCCGCCCGTGCCTCCTGTACAGCATCGGCCAGTGCACGGCTCCCTGCGCCGACAAGGTGACGCTGACGGCATACGGCGAGCAGGTCGATCGATTCGTGCGCTTCATGGGCAGCAAGCGGAGCAAGATGCTCGTGGAGCTTCGGCGAGAGATGGAGGAGGCCAGCACCGCGCTCGAATTCGAGCGGGCGGCCGAGCTGCGCGACCAGATCGCCGCCATCGAGAAGCTCGAGGAGCGCTCGAGCAAGCGTGACGGGTGGCAGCCCGAGACCGAGATCGGCTACGTCGAGCCCGAGAAGGGGATGCGCAGCTTGCAGCGGACGCTGGGGCTCGACGAGCCGCCCAGGGTGGTCGAGGGATTCGACATCGCGCACCTGGGTGGCAACGAGACGGTCGCTAGCAAGGTGTGCTTCGTCGACGGCCGGCCGTTCAAGAGCGAGTACCGGCGCTACAAGATCAAGGGCACGGGCAACGACGACTACGCGTCGATCCGCGAGGTGGTTTCGCGCCGATACCGCGAGGCGGGTGCGGGCCACGAGCTATACCCGGACGTGATCCTGATCGACGGCGGGCTCGGCCAGCTCCACGCGGCGATGGAAGCCCTGCGGGACATGGACGTGCCGGCGCCCATGGTGATCTCGCTCGCGAAGAAGGAAGAGTTGATCCACGTCCAGGAGCGCGAGGCGCCGATCCGGCTCGGGCGAGAAAACTTCGGGCTGCGCCTGTGCCAGCAGGTGCGCGACGAAGCCCACCGGTTTGCGCGGCACTATCACCATATCTTGCGTCGCAAGAAGGTCGTTGGCGAGTGA
- a CDS encoding DUF5996 family protein, translating into MSSNASPWPEITYGSWAETAKALHLYTQVAGKVRLELTPWTNHSWHVPLYVSARGLTTSIMSKGSRSFEMRFDFVDHDLVIETIEGQVRRVGLGSGTVAGFYRSVMEAFESLGLGVEIYTTPSEIADATPFEQDTQERPYDAAAVERFWRALVQMDRVFKRFRAGFNGKCSPVHFFWGSFDLAVTRFSGRTAPPHPGGVPNFPDWVAREAYSHEVSSAGFWPGNDDADAVFYSYAYPKPDGFEKAAVRPDAAAWSNELGEFVLPYASVCGSPDPDAALMAFLESTYVAAADLAKWDRTELECDLPGDARD; encoded by the coding sequence ATGAGCAGCAACGCGTCGCCGTGGCCCGAAATCACCTACGGCTCGTGGGCCGAGACGGCCAAGGCCCTGCACCTCTACACGCAGGTGGCCGGCAAGGTCCGGCTCGAGCTGACGCCGTGGACGAACCACTCGTGGCACGTGCCGCTCTACGTGAGCGCCCGCGGGCTGACGACTTCGATCATGTCAAAGGGCTCCAGGTCGTTCGAGATGAGGTTCGACTTCGTCGACCACGACCTGGTGATCGAGACGATCGAGGGCCAGGTGCGCCGCGTTGGCCTCGGGTCCGGTACGGTTGCTGGGTTCTATCGCTCGGTGATGGAAGCGTTCGAGAGCCTCGGCCTCGGCGTCGAGATCTACACCACGCCAAGCGAGATCGCCGACGCGACGCCCTTCGAGCAGGACACACAGGAGCGGCCGTACGACGCGGCGGCGGTCGAGCGATTCTGGCGGGCGCTGGTGCAGATGGACCGCGTGTTCAAGCGGTTCCGCGCTGGGTTCAACGGCAAGTGCAGCCCGGTGCACTTCTTCTGGGGCAGCTTCGATCTCGCCGTCACGCGGTTCTCGGGGCGGACGGCCCCGCCGCACCCCGGGGGCGTGCCGAACTTCCCGGATTGGGTTGCTCGTGAGGCGTACTCGCACGAGGTGAGCAGTGCGGGCTTCTGGCCCGGAAACGACGACGCCGACGCGGTGTTCTACTCGTACGCGTATCCGAAGCCCGACGGTTTCGAGAAGGCAGCGGTGCGGCCGGACGCGGCAGCGTGGTCGAACGAGCTGGGCGAGTTCGTGCTGCCGTACGCGTCGGTTTGCGGGTCACCGGATCCGGACGCGGCGCTCATGGCGTTTCTTGAGAGCACCTATGTGGCGGCGGCCGACCTCGCGAAGTGGGATCGCACCGAACTCGAGTGCGACCTGCCGGGCGATGCGCGAGACTGA
- a CDS encoding cupin domain-containing protein, with protein MDQPRDVQIVRADQELGEGHAGGTRAGIAVNAGMTGGSHGVIVGDTPVGGGPPFHAHHTFDETFFVLEGAFRFFTRDGTIDASAGDVLFVPGEVAHGFRCTAAGDRGVGRTAIIVTPGRFMGFFEAMEKLAKSGRLTREGLSELGEHWGVSFLEPPALMRHD; from the coding sequence ATGGACCAACCACGCGACGTACAGATCGTGAGGGCCGATCAAGAACTCGGCGAAGGACACGCGGGCGGGACGCGCGCCGGCATCGCAGTGAACGCCGGCATGACCGGCGGCTCGCACGGCGTCATCGTCGGCGATACCCCCGTCGGCGGCGGACCGCCGTTTCACGCGCACCACACGTTCGACGAGACGTTCTTCGTGCTCGAGGGCGCGTTCCGCTTCTTCACTCGGGACGGCACGATCGACGCGAGCGCGGGCGACGTGCTGTTCGTGCCGGGTGAGGTTGCCCACGGGTTTCGGTGCACGGCCGCCGGCGATCGCGGCGTGGGTCGCACGGCCATCATCGTGACGCCCGGCCGGTTCATGGGCTTTTTCGAGGCGATGGAGAAGCTCGCAAAGAGCGGCAGGCTCACGCGTGAGGGCCTGAGCGAGCTTGGGGAGCATTGGGGCGTGTCGTTCCTCGAGCCGCCGGCGTTGATGCGGCACGACTGA
- a CDS encoding DNA topoisomerase: MSDPRMAKKTSKKKTTKKTSKKVSKKTASRSAGAGRGRTSRGTGYKAGAAKGKDLVIVESPSKAKTINKYLGDDYVVLASVGHVRDLPEKADKGDKSPVPGVNIEKRFTPTYRVLNGKEAVMRELKRAAKDATSEGGHVWFATDLDREGEAIAWHLAQEIGIDAEAAKRVVFAAITKAEIAKAFNNPHPIDVDKVNAQQARRILDRIVGYQVSPLLWKKVTRGLSAGRVQSVAVRLVVEREREIRVFVPDESWSITASFAGTHDAARSLAPQWAKLLAERDEKGNPPSLKAQNAWLAKHDGLRAELVEVNGEKFEILQKGKLDPGATAAVSAEKFQQADTCDITPSVVAMLEQAGLTDVKTHVTEDEGGRGPARWLRTITGTPDPSMPWSVRSIETKRTTSRPPPPFITSTLQQAASTRLGFGARRTMSAAQGLYEGVNIPGEGPVGLITYMRTDSTHIAGEALNMAREHIKKTYGDDYLPEKPNFFGSSNKSAQEAHEAIRPTNVAYTPDRVRKSLKPDQARLYEIIWQRFVACQMSHAQWDATTILLDGGKSDTLTFKATGRVLVFDGFYKVAGVPTASDEATLPTIKEQDTLHAFGVDPRQRFTSPPARYTEASLIKTLESEGIGRPSTYASIVQTIQDRKYVEQRERRFYATDLGEVVTDKLIEAFPRIMDLGYTREMEADLDKIEDEHLDWIDMLERFYGPFKENLEHALENLQHAKAEVQPSDYLCPRDGAELVYRFGKNGRFLSCSNYPDCTYACPVDSHGRPRPIEYVDVRCPRTGRPMVHRTGRFGPFIATDLAEGESPEDGLILNIDKKGHVVAPSVPPLETELPCPTCEAPLNLRSGARGPWLSCSRFPKCRGRGKWSELDEKKQAELERNLEAHERANPTPIIERLDGTPLTDAKGKPLENAPTISQLILDEMPADAVSTHERPVPKEHAKSA; the protein is encoded by the coding sequence TTGAGCGACCCACGAATGGCGAAGAAGACCTCCAAGAAGAAGACGACCAAGAAGACCTCAAAGAAGGTCTCGAAGAAGACGGCGAGCCGGTCGGCGGGCGCTGGGCGCGGTCGCACCAGCCGGGGCACCGGCTACAAGGCCGGAGCCGCCAAGGGCAAGGACCTGGTCATCGTCGAGAGCCCCAGCAAGGCCAAGACCATCAACAAGTACCTGGGCGACGACTACGTCGTGCTCGCGTCGGTCGGCCACGTGCGAGACCTGCCCGAGAAGGCCGACAAGGGCGACAAGAGCCCCGTGCCCGGCGTCAACATCGAGAAGCGCTTCACGCCGACCTATCGCGTGCTGAACGGCAAGGAAGCCGTGATGCGCGAGCTCAAGCGGGCCGCGAAGGACGCCACGAGCGAAGGCGGCCACGTCTGGTTCGCGACCGACCTCGACCGCGAGGGCGAGGCCATCGCCTGGCACCTCGCTCAGGAGATCGGCATCGACGCCGAGGCCGCCAAGCGCGTGGTATTCGCCGCCATCACGAAGGCCGAGATCGCCAAGGCCTTCAACAACCCGCACCCGATCGACGTCGACAAGGTCAACGCCCAGCAGGCCCGCCGCATCCTCGACCGCATCGTGGGCTATCAGGTCTCGCCCCTCTTATGGAAGAAGGTCACGCGGGGCCTGAGCGCGGGCCGCGTGCAGAGCGTGGCGGTGCGATTGGTCGTCGAGCGCGAGCGTGAGATTCGCGTGTTCGTGCCCGACGAGAGCTGGAGCATCACCGCCAGCTTCGCCGGCACGCACGACGCCGCCCGTTCCCTCGCGCCGCAGTGGGCCAAGCTGCTTGCCGAGCGCGACGAGAAGGGCAACCCGCCCTCGCTCAAGGCCCAAAATGCGTGGCTGGCCAAGCACGACGGCCTGCGGGCCGAGCTGGTCGAGGTCAACGGCGAGAAGTTTGAGATCCTCCAGAAGGGCAAGCTCGATCCCGGTGCCACCGCCGCGGTCAGCGCCGAGAAGTTCCAGCAGGCCGACACGTGTGACATCACGCCGAGCGTCGTCGCCATGCTCGAGCAGGCGGGGCTGACCGACGTCAAGACGCACGTGACCGAGGACGAGGGCGGCCGTGGCCCCGCACGCTGGCTGCGCACCATTACCGGCACGCCCGACCCGAGCATGCCGTGGAGCGTGCGCTCGATCGAGACCAAGCGCACCACCAGCCGCCCGCCGCCGCCCTTCATCACGTCGACCTTGCAGCAGGCCGCCAGCACGCGGCTCGGCTTCGGCGCTCGACGCACCATGAGCGCCGCGCAGGGCTTGTACGAGGGCGTCAACATCCCCGGCGAGGGGCCCGTCGGCCTCATCACCTACATGCGTACGGACAGCACGCACATCGCCGGCGAAGCGCTCAACATGGCGCGCGAGCACATCAAGAAGACCTACGGCGACGACTACCTGCCCGAGAAGCCCAACTTCTTCGGCAGCAGCAACAAGAGCGCGCAGGAGGCCCACGAGGCAATCCGCCCCACCAACGTGGCCTACACGCCCGACCGCGTTCGCAAGAGCCTGAAGCCCGACCAGGCCCGGCTGTACGAGATCATCTGGCAGCGCTTCGTCGCCTGCCAGATGAGCCACGCGCAGTGGGACGCGACGACCATCCTCCTTGATGGCGGCAAATCTGACACGCTCACCTTCAAGGCCACCGGCCGCGTGCTCGTGTTCGACGGCTTCTACAAGGTCGCCGGCGTGCCGACCGCCAGCGACGAGGCGACCCTGCCCACGATCAAGGAGCAGGATACGCTGCACGCCTTCGGCGTCGATCCGCGCCAACGCTTCACCAGCCCGCCCGCCCGCTACACCGAGGCGAGCCTCATCAAGACGCTCGAGAGCGAGGGCATCGGCCGCCCCAGCACCTACGCCAGCATCGTGCAAACCATCCAGGACCGCAAGTACGTCGAGCAGCGCGAGCGCCGCTTCTACGCGACCGACCTGGGCGAGGTCGTCACCGACAAGCTGATCGAGGCCTTCCCGCGCATCATGGACCTGGGCTATACGCGCGAGATGGAGGCCGACCTGGACAAGATCGAGGACGAGCACCTCGACTGGATCGACATGCTCGAACGCTTCTACGGCCCCTTCAAGGAAAACCTCGAGCACGCGCTCGAGAACCTGCAGCACGCCAAGGCCGAGGTGCAGCCCAGCGACTACCTCTGCCCGCGCGACGGCGCCGAGCTCGTCTACCGCTTCGGCAAGAACGGCCGGTTCCTGAGCTGCAGCAACTATCCCGATTGCACATACGCGTGCCCGGTCGACAGCCACGGCCGCCCACGCCCGATCGAGTACGTCGACGTCCGCTGCCCGCGCACGGGTCGGCCCATGGTCCATCGCACGGGCCGCTTCGGCCCGTTCATCGCAACCGACCTGGCCGAAGGCGAGAGCCCCGAGGACGGGCTGATCCTGAACATCGACAAGAAGGGCCACGTCGTGGCGCCGTCGGTTCCGCCACTCGAGACCGAGCTGCCCTGCCCCACGTGCGAGGCGCCGCTCAACCTGCGTAGCGGTGCGCGAGGCCCGTGGCTGAGCTGCAGCCGCTTCCCCAAGTGTCGCGGTCGCGGCAAGTGGAGCGAACTCGACGAGAAGAAGCAGGCCGAGCTCGAGCGCAATCTCGAGGCCCACGAGCGCGCCAACCCCACGCCCATCATCGAGCGCCTCGACGGCACCCCGCTGACCGACGCCAAGGGCAAGCCCCTGGAGAACGCGCCGACCATCTCGCAGCTCATCCTCGACGAGATGCCCGCCGACGCCGTGAGCACGCACGAGCGCCCGGTGCCCAAGGAACACGCGAAGTCGGCGTGA
- the miaA gene encoding tRNA (adenosine(37)-N6)-dimethylallyltransferase MiaA translates to MTARPLIPVIAGPTAGGKTDLAIACAKLAEAQGHVAAGGAQVISADAFQVYRGLDVASAKPSMDEREGVPHHLIDVVEPSEPFTVAQWLQLATTKIEEIEAEGGWPIVVGGTHLYIKALIDGLFEGPPADEALREQLRAMPAADRRAELERVDPKAAARIHPADERRTIRALEVFRLTGTPISDLQRQWDSGSNPLADRLLLVTLHWETEAINGRINARVKGMVEAGLVEETRRLLEAGALGPQAAQALGTKQIAEFLAADRQSGFSLDDAIERIKIETRRFAKNQRTWLRRLAASPGDRPRRMSIHPDRQPTAEASQSIVNTCFMAN, encoded by the coding sequence GTGACCGCGCGCCCCCTCATCCCCGTCATCGCCGGCCCGACCGCCGGCGGCAAGACGGACCTCGCCATCGCGTGCGCGAAGCTCGCCGAGGCTCAGGGGCACGTCGCTGCGGGCGGCGCGCAGGTCATCTCCGCCGACGCGTTCCAGGTCTATCGCGGGCTCGACGTCGCCAGCGCCAAGCCATCGATGGACGAGCGCGAGGGCGTGCCGCACCACCTGATCGACGTCGTCGAGCCGAGCGAGCCGTTCACGGTCGCGCAGTGGCTGCAACTCGCTACTACGAAGATCGAGGAGATCGAGGCAGAGGGCGGCTGGCCCATCGTCGTCGGCGGCACGCACTTGTACATCAAGGCACTCATCGACGGCCTCTTCGAGGGCCCGCCCGCCGACGAAGCGCTGCGCGAGCAACTCCGCGCGATGCCCGCCGCCGATCGCCGGGCCGAGCTCGAACGCGTCGACCCAAAGGCCGCCGCACGCATCCACCCCGCCGACGAGCGGCGGACCATCCGGGCGCTGGAGGTCTTCCGCCTCACCGGCACGCCCATCAGCGACCTCCAGCGACAGTGGGACAGCGGCAGCAATCCCCTCGCCGATCGGCTACTGCTGGTGACGCTCCATTGGGAGACCGAGGCCATCAACGGCCGCATCAACGCGAGGGTGAAGGGGATGGTCGAGGCCGGCCTCGTCGAGGAGACCCGCCGGCTGCTGGAGGCCGGCGCCCTCGGCCCGCAGGCCGCGCAGGCGCTGGGCACCAAGCAGATCGCCGAGTTCCTCGCCGCCGATCGTCAATCCGGATTTTCCCTGGACGACGCCATCGAGCGGATCAAGATCGAGACCCGTCGATTCGCCAAGAACCAGCGAACCTGGCTCCGCCGGCTGGCCGCCAGCCCCGGAGATCGGCCGCGTCGGATGTCCATCCATCCCGACCGACAGCCGACGGCTGAAGCGTCGCAAAGCATTGTCAATACTTGTTTTATGGCCAATTGA